ACATCACAGGTATCATCTGATTTTAAGGAAGGATAAGTAGCAATCAGCCCGTTTTTTAAAAGCCAGAAAGGTTCATTTGATTTAAGATCCATATTGATATTTTACATTAAAAATAACAATATTTATACCTATTTTAACAATTTATGACAAATTTATGGTGTAGTTATTGTTACTTTACTAAGTTCTAACCACCATAAAATATTCACTATGATAACAATTATTCCAGAAGCTCCGGAGAATGTTGCGGCATTCAATGCAACGGGGGAAGTGACGAAAGAGGATTTTGAAAAATTGGTAATTCCACGTGTGAAAGAGAAAGTAGACCAATTTGGTGAGCTGAATTACCTATTATACCTGGATACTGATCTGGATAAGTTTACCATGGGTGCATGGCTTGAAGACCTACTGCTAGGGATCAAAAACCTCGCAAAATGGAATCGCGCTGCCATTGTTACAGACAAAGAAGGGGTACAGAACTTTACAGACATTTTCAGCGTTCTGATGCCCGGAGAATTTAAATCCTTCCCAAAGGAAAATTTATACAATGCCCTTTACTGGTGCAAAAATGGTGATGAGGTTGAGGCCTAATTATCCTTGCAACACATAAGAAAAGACTGTCTAAAAAGGCAGTCTTTTCCATTATACACAAGTCATTATCAATACGATACGTAAAAATACCTAATTGCAAATTTGGTACATTCTACTGTAGTTATCTCCCAAAATGGTGAGTACATTTGTAATACTAATCAACAAAAATTTACACCATGTCAACATTCAAAACAAACATTATTGCAGGACCACTTTGGAGCAACGACGAAGCACAAAAATTAGGGCCACGTATTGCTGCTGCACACTTAGGAAAATTTACCGGACAATGGACTACCATTGTTGAAGGACAAATGAGCGTTATAGAAGTTGAATTGAATACCGAGCCTACCGGCAGTACGGAATATACTTTAAACGTTTTGGCTGGTCCAATCTGGAGCGACGAAGATGCTAAAGCAATTTGCCCTTCCATTTGTGCTTCTTACGGAGGTACATGGAATGGACAATGGACAACAGTTGTAGAAGGCAAAATGAGCGTTTGCAGCTGTGTCTTTAAATTCTAATCTAAAAAGATAATGTATTAATTTTAAAAAGCTGTCTTAAAAGTCCATTTTGGACTTTGAGACAGCCTTTTTTATGCTTAATTTTTATTTTCTCACGGATCTAAGACTTTTCTATTTATCACAAGAAACACATTCTGTAACCGTTTCCTCTTCATGGGTTGCCCCACCATATAGATACATATATCTTACACTGATCACAAACCCAATAAAGGTCATCCCTACTCCTACTAATGAAGGATAATTGAATGGCAATCCATATTCTAAAGGAATTCCTCCAAAGAAAGCTCCCATAGCATTGGCAATGTTAAATCCGGCTTGCATAAAAGCTGCAGCCATCATTTCACTTTTTGGTGCCGCCTTCATCATCATAATATTAATAGGTGCTGCAATAGACATCGACAGGGCACCACACATAAATGTTAATATGAAAGCAATATTCTGGTGTTCGGAAAGTAAAAATACTCCTACCAAAGAAATCATCATTAAGAAGATCAGAAGGGCACAAGTCTTTTCCGGCCCTAATTTATCTGAAATAATACCTCCCGCAAGGTTCCCGACTACCATTCCTGCTCCGGCAAGAACCATTACATAAGCCATTTGACTGCTTTCAACTCCTGAAATCCCCGTCATTAAAGGCGTGATATAACTTAACCATGTAAATAATCCACCAAACCCAATGGCTGTAATTCCCAATACCAGCCATGATTGTTTCTTTTTCAAGAACTTAAGCTCTTCCAGGAAATGGGTATTTTGATTTGCTTCTGTTGCAGGAAGCCATATTTTTAAAAATAATAAAGCGAAAATACCAATCAAAGCTACAATACCAAAATACAGTCTCCAATGGAAAGTATGCCCGATATAAGTTACTAAAGGAACCATCACCAAATTGGCTACAGTAAGCCCTGTAAACATCATCGATATATAAAATGCTTCTTTTCCTTTTCCTGCCATTTTAGCGGCGACCACGGTTCCTACTCCAAAGAAAGCCCCGTGAGGAAGTCCGGACAAAAATCTGATGATTAGCATGGTTCCGTAATTGGGAGCAATAGCAGAAAGACCATTAAATAAAGTAAATAGGATCATAAAGGCAATCAATACTTTTTTAGGAGGATACTTTACCGAATATCCAATCAAAATAGGAGCTCCTATTACGACTCCCATTGCATAAGCTGAAATCAAATGCCCAGCTTGCGGAATACTGATCTCCAATGTTTTTGCAATGTCTGGCAATAGTCCCATTACAGTAAATTCTGTAGTTCCTATTCCCAATCCGCCAATCGCCAGCGGTATTATTCTTTTATCAATCTTCATTGTATATTCTTTTCTGAATTAATATGTTGAATCTAAGAATGGTTGCCCATCTTTATTTTGAAAGTGCAAAATTCGAAAGAAAGATTGAATTTCACCCCTCTTTGAATGATAAAAATTTGCTCCGTATTAACCTTTTTATTTAATTTTAACTTCACAAACAATCAAATTAGAACAAAATGAAGATTCAGAAAGAAACGATAGAGTTCGAAAAGGGGAAGTCTTTCAAGATATTTGCTCCTAGTCTGAAAAATTGTTTTTTCTGGCATTATCACCCTGAAATAGAATTGGTTTACGTAGAAGCTTCCAATGGAATCCGGCATGTTGGGAAAAACATTTCAGGCTTCACAGACAGTGAATTACTACTTATAGGAGCCAATGTACCTCATTTAAATTTTGATTATGGTATACAGACAGAATGTAAGCAATTGGTATTACAAATGCAGGAAAATTTTCTACAGGATATCATTCTGCCTGTTCCAGAATTTGAGAATATTAAAAATCTTTTAGAACGTTCTTACCTCGGATTATCTTTTTCTGGAAAAACCAAAAGTATTGTTGTTGAAAAGCTTCAGGTCCTTAAAAATAAAAATTCTTTTGAATCATTGATGGGACTCCTTGAAATCTTACAGATTCTGGCCAATTCTACAGAGGTAAATGAACTGAATAAAGAAGATACAAGGATCAAATGGTTTCTGAATGATAAAATCAGAATGGGAACCATCTACGATTACATCCACGAAAATCATGACAAAAAGCCCAATGTAAATGAGATTGCTCAGATTGTCAGCTTAAGTACCCCCGCTTTCTGCCGGTACTTTAAAAAGCAAACCAATATGACATTCACAGATTTTGTTAATAATTACAGAATTAATCAGGCAAAAATTTATTTATTAAAAGATTCTTCTGTAACAGAGGTTTGTTTCCAGGTGGGTTTTGAAAGCCTTTCTTATTTTAATAAATTATTTAAGCAGCATACAGGTGAAACTCCTTCAGAATTTAAGAAAAAGCACTTCAAACCTATTGAAATTAATGGTCGGATTGGGGTAATTAATCGAGAGTCTGCTTGCAATAAATCGTTTTAATTAAAAAGGATATTCATTTTGGTTAAAAGAGTTTGCTGCTCCTACCCTATTTCCTAACAAAAAAATAACCGCCCATTGCTGAGCGGTCTATATTTTAGTGAATATGTTTTTCTGCGTGGTAAGAACTTCTTACAAGAGGTGAACTTTCAACGTGTCTGAAACCTAAACTTCTTGCAAAGTCACCCAACTCATCAAACTCTTCCGGAGTAATAAATCTCTTTACAGGAAGATGCTTTTTAGTTGGCTGTAGGTATTGCCCAAGAGTGATTACATCTACATTAGCATTTCTGATGTCTTCAATCGTCTGGAAAACCTCATCTTTAGTTTCACCTAAACCAAGCATAACACCGGTTTTGGTTCTTCTCTGTCCTGCCTCTTTTAAATATCTTAATACCTCAAGGCTTCTTTCATATTTTGCCTGAATTCTCACTTCTCTGGTCAAACGTTTTACTGTTTCCATATTATGAGAGATCACTTCTGGAGCAACGTCAACCAATCGGTCAATATGTTTGGTGATTCCCTGGAAGTCAGGAATTAATGTTTCCATTGTAGTTCCCGGAGAGATTCTTCTTACAGCATTAACTGTTTCTGCCCAAAGAATAGATCCCATATCTTTAATATCATCACGATCTACAGAAGTAAGAACAGCATGTTTAATCTTCATTAATTTGATTGAACGAGCTACTTTTTCAGGTTCATCCCAGTTTACATCAAGCGGCTTTCCTGTTTTTACTCCACAGAATCCACAGCTTCTTGTACAGATGTTTCCTAAAATCATAAACGTTGCCGTACCTTCTCCCCAGCACTCACCCATATTCGGGCAGCTTCCGCTTTGGCAAATTGTATTTAATTTATATTTATCAACCAAAGTCCTCAATTCTCTGTAATTCTTTCCAGTAGGAAGTTTTACACGAATCCATTTTGGTTTTTGAACGGTAGTATCTTGAACTAAATTTTCCATTTATTTCTCAAATTGAGGTTCAAAGTTAGTGATTTTTTTATCGAAACAATCAAAGACAGATATTGATGAAACATATAATTTTGTAATTTCAAAACTCAAAATATTTTATGAAGACCATATTCTGCATCTTATCTCTTATTTCCGGTACATTTTGTTGGGCTCAAAAAGAATTCCAGCCCAAGGGTTCTACCATTCTTCAAACGGTGGACGGAGATCTGGATGGAGATAAAATTCCTGAAAAAGTAATAGTCTACAATATAAATGATGGTGAACTTGGTGAGATTCGTGAAATTCAAATCTTGAAAAAGGTGAATGGCCAATGGACTATCCTTGAAAAGTCAACGAATGCCATTCTCGATAGCGAATCCGGAGGCATTATGGGAGACCCTTATTCCGGAACCAGCATTGAGAAAGGAATTTTAATCATTAATCATTTTGGCGGGAGCAGCTGGAAGTGGCAGTATACGGATAAATACAGATATCAGAATGGTCATTTTGAACTGATAGGACATACTTCAAATTCGGGAAGACCGGGAGATTATATCAAAAATTTGGATTTTAATCTTTCTACAGGGCAGATTAATTTTAAAAACGAGGTTGATAATACTAAAGAATATGGCCCTTCCCAAAAAGAAACATTCATTAAAAAAGGAATCAAGATCAATCTTCAGAATAGAAATGATAAGAGTATAAAAATTATACTTCCTAAAACTAAGGCGGAAATTTTTATATAGTTTGTGATGAATGTTGTGAAGCGCAAAGGCGCAAGTTTTTTTCTTTTGACACTGCTTTAAGGCGCTAGGATTTTATCTGCGATAAAATTGTATACTGCTAAATAATAGCCCCAGATACACGAATAATTATTATTTATTCATAAGAGTCATGTCTATGTGGTTTAAAATCTTCCACCACATAGGCACATAGCTGATAAGCATAATTAAATTTATTCGTGCATTCGTGGCAAAAAAATGGAGTCTTAGAATTTCTTGACAACGATATTAGTTGTCTTCGAACTCATTATTTTTCAATAATTCAGCAAGAACTTTTTTAGCGCGCATTACACGAACTTTGGTGTTGGCAACAGAAATTCCTAACTCTTCAGCAATTTCTTTGATGCTTTTTTCTTCAAAAAATCTCAGTTTGATGATGTCCTGATAATTAGCATCCAGAGATTCAATGGTTTTAATGATTTTCTTTTGTTCTTCTTCAGAAATCAGTAGTTCCTCAGGAGATTTTGCATATTGATTTTTTACCTCATCGAGATTTTCAACGGTATCTTCGTTTTCACGATTCTTTTTTCGCCAAAAATCAATGACTGTATTCTGAGCAATGGTTAAAATCCAGGTTTTAAATTGGAAATGGGGATCGAACATATCTAATTTCGATAATACTTTGGAAAAGACATTTACGGTAATCTCATCAGCATCATTTTCATCTTTCACTTTCTTCATTATAAAAGAGAAAACATCTACCCAAAAAACATTGATGAGTTTAGTCTGAGCCTTCTGATCTTTGTCTTTGGCCTTTTGAATGAGCAGAAATAGCTGTTCGTCGTTCATTAATAACAAATATAGCGTATTTGGGTTGAAATGCAAAGCAAACACGGTTGTCTACAGTGAATTTTGATTCATACTTGAATCGTCAATCAGAAAAGGCATTCATTTTATTTGCTATTTCAGATCTTTTGCCATTTACCTTTCCTGGCTTTTGAATTTATACTTTTGAATTTATTATCTTTGCAGCGTAAAATTTTAAAGTAAAAAATCAATGAATTCCTTTATAGAAGAATTAAAATGGCGTGGTCTGTTTGCTGATATGATGCCTGGAACCGATGAACAACTGAATAAAGAGGTAACAACTGCATATATCGGTTTTGATCCAACTGCCGATTCTTTACATATCGGAAGTCTTATTCAGATTAAAATTTTAGCTCACTTTCAGCAACATGGTCACAAACCCATTGCATTGGTAGGAGGAGCTACAGGGATGATCGGAGATCCATCCGGAAAATCAGCGGAGAGAAACCTTTTAGATGAGGAAACTCTTTTACACTATGTAGATTGTTTGAAAAATCAGCTTTCAAGATTTCTTGATTTTGCAGGGAATGAGCCTAACAAAGCGGAGCTGGTAAACAACTATGACTGGATGAAAAATATTTCTTTCCTTGATTTTGCTAAAAATGTCGGTAAGAACATCACAGTTAACTACATGATGGCTAAGGATTCCGTAAAGAAAAGATTCTCTGGTGAATCTGGTGCAGACGGAATGAGTTTTACTGAATTTACGTATCAGTTGATCCAGGGATATGATTTCCTTCACTTATATCAAAACAACAATGTGAAGCTTCAGATGGGAGGTTCGGATCAATGGGGAAATATCACTACCGGAACAGAATTGATCCGTAGAAAAGCGCAGGGTGAAGCATTTGCATTAACCGTTCCTTTGATTACAAAAGCTGATGGTTCTAAATTCGGAAAATCTGAAAGCGGAGAAAACTATTGGTTGGATAAAAAGAAAACGTCACCATACAAATTCTACCAATTCTGGCTGAATGCTACGGATGAAGACGCAGAAAGATTCATTAAATTCTATACCTTCCTTGGAAAAGAGGAAATTGAGGCATTAATTGAAGAGCATAAAACAGCTGCTCACGAAAGAAAGCTTCAGAAAAAATTGGCGGAAGAGGTTACAGTTTGGGTACACGGAAGAGAGGAATATGAAAAAGCGCTTAAAGCATCAGAAATTCTTTTTGGACGTTCTACAGCTGAAGATTTGGTAAGTCTTGATGAAGAAACTTTCCTTGAAGTTTTTGATGGAGTTCCACAAAAGGAAGTCGCAAAAGCTGATGTATTGGGAGTAAACATTATTGATCTTCTTTCTGAAAAATCAGAATTCCTGAAATCTAAGAGTGAGGCACAGAGAGAAATGAAAGGAAATTCAATTTCGGTGAACAAACAAAAAGTAAATGATACTTTTACTGCTAATGAAACGGATCTTATTGATGGCAAGTTTTTATTGCTTCAAAAAGGAAAGAAAAGTTATTTCATTGTAAAGGTTATTTAATTTTTAATACACTATAAAAAAACGGTGTTGGGTAAATTCCAGCACCGTTTTTCTTTTATCATAATTCTTAAGGTCATCTTATTTTGAAAATTCCCGGAAACGGTTAGCTCTTCTGAAAGTTCCCAGATCATTAAAGCGTACACCATATTTCCTTAATACATTCTGTGCCTGTTTTCTTCCTATGTGGCGCACATAAAATGTTTCGTTGACTACAAAATGATGAATACTGTGTGTCCATCCAAAAAAGAAACAAAATACCTGCATGGGAAAAGTCCACCATACATTCAAAACTTGTGTCTGTTCCATTACATTCCCTTCCTCCACATCGCCAAAATAATGCATATTGGAGGTTATAAAATGTAAACAGAATTGACGCAGCAGATTGGGAAGAAGAATCGTATAAATAACCACATGTAAGCTACTCAACAGATTTTCAATATAAGAGGAAAAACTGAAATGTGTTTTGAACCCTGTATTGATCAAGCTCAATAGCAAATCTGCAAAAAAGAGATACAAAACTACATGAGCAAAGATCGTTAAAGGTATTAAACTTAAAAATGTAATCCGTTTCAATGTTGCAGAAGTTTCTTGTTTTAGATTT
This is a stretch of genomic DNA from Chryseobacterium tructae. It encodes these proteins:
- a CDS encoding STAS/SEC14 domain-containing protein, whose product is MITIIPEAPENVAAFNATGEVTKEDFEKLVIPRVKEKVDQFGELNYLLYLDTDLDKFTMGAWLEDLLLGIKNLAKWNRAAIVTDKEGVQNFTDIFSVLMPGEFKSFPKENLYNALYWCKNGDEVEA
- a CDS encoding mannan-binding lectin, which produces MSTFKTNIIAGPLWSNDEAQKLGPRIAAAHLGKFTGQWTTIVEGQMSVIEVELNTEPTGSTEYTLNVLAGPIWSDEDAKAICPSICASYGGTWNGQWTTVVEGKMSVCSCVFKF
- a CDS encoding MFS transporter codes for the protein MKIDKRIIPLAIGGLGIGTTEFTVMGLLPDIAKTLEISIPQAGHLISAYAMGVVIGAPILIGYSVKYPPKKVLIAFMILFTLFNGLSAIAPNYGTMLIIRFLSGLPHGAFFGVGTVVAAKMAGKGKEAFYISMMFTGLTVANLVMVPLVTYIGHTFHWRLYFGIVALIGIFALLFLKIWLPATEANQNTHFLEELKFLKKKQSWLVLGITAIGFGGLFTWLSYITPLMTGISGVESSQMAYVMVLAGAGMVVGNLAGGIISDKLGPEKTCALLIFLMMISLVGVFLLSEHQNIAFILTFMCGALSMSIAAPINIMMMKAAPKSEMMAAAFMQAGFNIANAMGAFFGGIPLEYGLPFNYPSLVGVGMTFIGFVISVRYMYLYGGATHEEETVTECVSCDK
- a CDS encoding AraC family transcriptional regulator, which translates into the protein MKIQKETIEFEKGKSFKIFAPSLKNCFFWHYHPEIELVYVEASNGIRHVGKNISGFTDSELLLIGANVPHLNFDYGIQTECKQLVLQMQENFLQDIILPVPEFENIKNLLERSYLGLSFSGKTKSIVVEKLQVLKNKNSFESLMGLLEILQILANSTEVNELNKEDTRIKWFLNDKIRMGTIYDYIHENHDKKPNVNEIAQIVSLSTPAFCRYFKKQTNMTFTDFVNNYRINQAKIYLLKDSSVTEVCFQVGFESLSYFNKLFKQHTGETPSEFKKKHFKPIEINGRIGVINRESACNKSF
- the lipA gene encoding lipoyl synthase; the encoded protein is MENLVQDTTVQKPKWIRVKLPTGKNYRELRTLVDKYKLNTICQSGSCPNMGECWGEGTATFMILGNICTRSCGFCGVKTGKPLDVNWDEPEKVARSIKLMKIKHAVLTSVDRDDIKDMGSILWAETVNAVRRISPGTTMETLIPDFQGITKHIDRLVDVAPEVISHNMETVKRLTREVRIQAKYERSLEVLRYLKEAGQRRTKTGVMLGLGETKDEVFQTIEDIRNANVDVITLGQYLQPTKKHLPVKRFITPEEFDELGDFARSLGFRHVESSPLVRSSYHAEKHIH
- a CDS encoding RNA polymerase sigma factor yields the protein MNDEQLFLLIQKAKDKDQKAQTKLINVFWVDVFSFIMKKVKDENDADEITVNVFSKVLSKLDMFDPHFQFKTWILTIAQNTVIDFWRKKNRENEDTVENLDEVKNQYAKSPEELLISEEEQKKIIKTIESLDANYQDIIKLRFFEEKSIKEIAEELGISVANTKVRVMRAKKVLAELLKNNEFEDN
- the tyrS gene encoding tyrosine--tRNA ligase, whose amino-acid sequence is MNSFIEELKWRGLFADMMPGTDEQLNKEVTTAYIGFDPTADSLHIGSLIQIKILAHFQQHGHKPIALVGGATGMIGDPSGKSAERNLLDEETLLHYVDCLKNQLSRFLDFAGNEPNKAELVNNYDWMKNISFLDFAKNVGKNITVNYMMAKDSVKKRFSGESGADGMSFTEFTYQLIQGYDFLHLYQNNNVKLQMGGSDQWGNITTGTELIRRKAQGEAFALTVPLITKADGSKFGKSESGENYWLDKKKTSPYKFYQFWLNATDEDAERFIKFYTFLGKEEIEALIEEHKTAAHERKLQKKLAEEVTVWVHGREEYEKALKASEILFGRSTAEDLVSLDEETFLEVFDGVPQKEVAKADVLGVNIIDLLSEKSEFLKSKSEAQREMKGNSISVNKQKVNDTFTANETDLIDGKFLLLQKGKKSYFIVKVI